Proteins from a genomic interval of Hippocampus zosterae strain Florida chromosome 14, ASM2543408v3, whole genome shotgun sequence:
- the LOC127615045 gene encoding cytochrome c oxidase assembly protein COX16 homolog, mitochondrial: MLSLKALQKNKTVRYGVPMLLLVVGGSFGLREFTQIRYDAQKVKRKLDPSLEAKVNLQKQSVILEQEYEKMKDASLDEWRNIRGPRPWEDSREFQEQQRRKRTPES, translated from the exons ATGTTGAGCTTGAAGGCACTGCAGAAGAACAAGACTGTTCGATATGGCGTGCCTATGCTA CTGCTCGTGGTCGGCGGTTCTTTTGGCCTGCGAGAGTTCACACAGATCCGCTACGATGCCCAAAAAGTCAAGAGGAAG TTGGATCCCTCACttgaggccaaagtgaacctgcAGAAGCAGTCGGTCATTTTGGAGCAAGAGTATGAG AAGATGAAGGATGCCAGTTTGGACGAGTGGAGGAACATTCGCGGCCCGCGGCCCTGGGAGGACTCCCGGGAATTCCAGGAGCAGCAGCGCAGGAAGAGGACGCCGGAGAGCTAG